In the Mya arenaria isolate MELC-2E11 chromosome 11, ASM2691426v1 genome, one interval contains:
- the LOC128207653 gene encoding uncharacterized protein LOC128207653, with protein MMDAEGLRMMSLRLSRVLDDIGVSRYIIARRRRTWLAIETMETMPKTLMGEGSTNFIFGSQSEGTTTPGMQSDVDTLLCLQSPRVILDWDEWQQGKSHLLVIKTERSPPQHCLLQRLRTDSPLPMTHVMLPCDVKCEERVLHTTTLSVAHFLMRQRSPSGEEVLHGPSISWDENVDNVIAYKCVTLPDECKILFHRPRPGHWPNPAVLSRARQTEVFLVPQGYTESPSRPSKCHSTALHVTPYDQYYPASKWEWRFSTSMMERLLIFDFNTIQLKVYVLLKMLRKSFLKPIVGDRLSTFHMKTAMFFTIETHPPDIWREDNIVQCVIYCLTTLIRWLKIKYCPHYTIAGVNLFIGKLFQYEQNIIANTVTNMLTSNLQCCHFIEMDSLGAKVMALQLGVVISENKSRNIMHQTITSNLYSEYMKTCYDITTNLMDRTHSCDLQQFVQATLQSIITLVNISEQGTAIQQNSATICLAYHRGNLASVIASRCIYLGQPITQDILTMYKLSFDSDLLSTKLKFASMLYCSGQYEAAENWLSYCEGLQGPDAFQFFIGSGSDPLEPNILYLENILIKSEREKMKRQTTTCVHFSRHEMCCIPEFLVFEIFRTITEEDRQQRCPALQYMWMDMAAVQCIPFLHYLQYLTYRQLNQHARKRVPILKLKRYIWSNVGSGHFDTTLNMLGHCCELENRLDEAWNCYGKSLQFYPRNNAACWHMARLLVNMRDMRA; from the coding sequence ATGATGGATGCAGAGGGTCTGCGAATGATGTCGCTTCGTCTGTCGAGGGTGCTAGATGATATTGGCGTGAGCAGATACATAATAGCCAGGCGAAGGAGGACGTGGCTTGCGATAGAGACAATGGAGACAATGCCTAAAACGCTAATGGGTGAAGGTTCCACCAATTTTATATTTGGCAGCCAGAGTGAGGGCACTACAACACCTGGCATGCAGTCGGACGTTGATACGTTGTTGTGTTTACAATCACCGCGTGTAATATTGGACTGGGATGAGTGGCAACAAGGGAAATCTCATTTGCTGGTGATAAAGACAGAGCGGTCTCCACCTCAACACTGCTTGCTGCAACGGCTGAGAACTGACTCACCGTTACCAATGACACATGTGATGTTACCTTGTGATGTAAAATGCGAGGAAAGAGTGTTGCATACGACCACTCTTAGTGTAGCGCATTTTTTAATGAGACAAAGAAGCCCGTCAGGTGAAGAAGTACTACATGGCCCATCCATAAGTTGGGATGAAAATGTAGATAATGTGATTGCATACAAGTGTGTCACACTACCTGATGAATGTAAAATCCTGTTTCATAGACCACGTCCGGGACACTGGCCAAATCCTGCCGTACTATCAAGGGCCAGGCAGACTGAGGTGTTCCTGGTGCCACAGGGATACACTGAGTCTCCTTCCAGGCCGTCCAAGTGTCACTCTACTGCACTGCATGTTACACCGTATGACCAATACTATCCCGCATCTAAATGGGAATGGAGATTTTCTACCTCAATGATGGAGAGGCTTCTGATTTTTGACTTCAACACTATTCAACTTAAAGTGTACGTACTCCttaaaatgttaagaaaatccTTCTTGAAACCAATTGTTGGAGACCGCTTGAGTACCTTTCACATGAAGACTGCCATGTTTTTCACCATCGAGACACACCCACCAGACATATGGAGGGAGGACAACATTGTACAGTGTGTGATCTACTGCCTAACTACACTGATAAGGTGGTTGAAGATAAAATACTGTCCACACTACACTATAGCCGGAGTTAATCTTTTTATTGGAAAGCTGTTCCAGTACGAGCAAAACATTATTGCCAACACAGTGACCAACATGTTAACCTCGAATCTGCAATGCtgtcattttattgaaatggattCACTTGGGGCAAAAGTTATGGCATTGCAACTAGGTGTTGTaataagtgaaaacaaatccAGGAATATTATGCACCAAACTATAACATCAAATCTGTATAGCGAGTATATGAAAACCTGCTATGATATTACTACGAATCTGATGGATAGAACACACAGTTGTGATCTTCAACAGTTTGTACAAGCCACCTTACAGTCTATCATCACACTTGTCAACATTTCTGAGCAAGGAACTGCAATACAACAAAATTCAGCCACTATTTGTCTTGCATATCATAGAGGCAATCTTGCCTCTGTCATAGCCTCTAGATGCATCTATTTGGGACAACCAATCACACAGGACATTCTCACAATGTACAAACTATCCTTTGACTCAGATCTGCTGTCCACTAAACTGAAGTTTGCTTCGATGTTATACTGCAGTGGACAGTATGAGGCAGCAGAAAACTGGCTGAGCTACTGTGAGGGACTGCAGGGGCCAGATGCGTTCCAATTTTTTATTGGTTCAGGAAGCGACCCTTTAGAACCAAATATCCTGTATCTTGAAAATATCTTGATTAAATCCGAAAGGGAAAAGATGAAAAGGCAAACCACTACTTGTGTTCATTTTTCAAGACATGAAATGTGTTGCATCCCCGAGTTTTTGGTATTTGAGATTTTCAGGACAATAACTGAGGAGGACAGGCAGCAGAGGTGCCCAGCACTACAATACAtgtggatggacatggctgCAGTACAATGTATACCTTTTCTCCATTATCTCCAGTATCTCACATACAGACAGCTCAATCAGCACGCAAGAAAACGGGTGCCAATTCTAAAGCTCAAAAGATACATATGGAGCAACGTTGGGTCTGGCCATTTTGATACCACATTGAATATGCTTGGTCACTGTTGTGAACTGGAAAATAGGCTGGATGAAGCATGGAACTGCTATGGAAAATCATTGCAATTTTATCCCAGAAACAATGCTGCCTGCTGGCATATGGCTAGACTTCTTGTGAACATGAGAGATATGCGTGCATAA